In Heptranchias perlo isolate sHepPer1 chromosome 21, sHepPer1.hap1, whole genome shotgun sequence, the following proteins share a genomic window:
- the arl3b gene encoding ADP-ribosylation factor-like protein 3 isoform X2, producing the protein MGLLSILRKLKSAPDQEVRILLLGLDNAGKTTLLKQLASEDISHITPTQGFNIKSVQSQGFKLNVWDIGGQRKIRPYWRNYFENTDVLIYVIDSADRKRFEETGQELAELLDEEKLSGVPVLVFANKQDLLTAAPASEIAEGLNLHTIRDRVWQIQSCSALTGEGVQDGMNWVCKNVNAKKK; encoded by the exons ATG GGTTTGTTGTCAATCCTGCGCAAATTGAAGAGTGCCCCTGATCAGGAGGTTAGAATTCTCCTTCTGGGTTTGGACAATGCAGGAAAAACAACATTACTCAAACAGCTGGCTTCAGAAGACATCAGTCACATCACACCTACACAG GGATTTAATATTAAAAGTGTGCAATCTCAAGGTTTCAAGTTAAATGTGTGGGATATTGGAGGACAGAGAAAAATAAGGCCGTACTGGAGAAACTACTTTGAAAATACTGATGTGCTT ATCTACGTCATTGACAGTGCAGACCGAAAGAGGTTTGAAGAAACGGGGCAG GAGCTTGCTGAGCTGCTGGATGAAGAGAAGCTGAGTGGTGTTCCTGTTCTCGTATTTGCCAACAAGCAGGACTTGCTTACAGCTGCCCCGGCGTCTGAGATAGCGGAGGGATTGAATCTGCATACGATTCGTGACCGTGTCTGGCAAATCCAGTCTTGCTCTGCGCTTACAGGAGAGGGTGTACAG
- the arl3b gene encoding ADP-ribosylation factor-like protein 3 isoform X1 has protein sequence MQFSSGKCKVMKFGTRKGDLENVLNGNILEVSEQGLLSILRKLKSAPDQEVRILLLGLDNAGKTTLLKQLASEDISHITPTQGFNIKSVQSQGFKLNVWDIGGQRKIRPYWRNYFENTDVLIYVIDSADRKRFEETGQELAELLDEEKLSGVPVLVFANKQDLLTAAPASEIAEGLNLHTIRDRVWQIQSCSALTGEGVQDGMNWVCKNVNAKKK, from the exons atgcagtttagttCAGGTAAATGTAAAGTGATGAAATTTGGCACAAGAAAAGGAGACCTGGAAAATGTACTCAATGGGAACATACTGgaggtatcagagcag GGTTTGTTGTCAATCCTGCGCAAATTGAAGAGTGCCCCTGATCAGGAGGTTAGAATTCTCCTTCTGGGTTTGGACAATGCAGGAAAAACAACATTACTCAAACAGCTGGCTTCAGAAGACATCAGTCACATCACACCTACACAG GGATTTAATATTAAAAGTGTGCAATCTCAAGGTTTCAAGTTAAATGTGTGGGATATTGGAGGACAGAGAAAAATAAGGCCGTACTGGAGAAACTACTTTGAAAATACTGATGTGCTT ATCTACGTCATTGACAGTGCAGACCGAAAGAGGTTTGAAGAAACGGGGCAG GAGCTTGCTGAGCTGCTGGATGAAGAGAAGCTGAGTGGTGTTCCTGTTCTCGTATTTGCCAACAAGCAGGACTTGCTTACAGCTGCCCCGGCGTCTGAGATAGCGGAGGGATTGAATCTGCATACGATTCGTGACCGTGTCTGGCAAATCCAGTCTTGCTCTGCGCTTACAGGAGAGGGTGTACAG